TGCTGTGCATGTCTTTTTGCCTGTTATTTAtttctgtctttatttttgttttctagagTCCAGTATTTCTTCAGTTAGTTCCTTAACTAGCTCTGATTCTCTTAATTTAATAGATGACAGAACTCTTCAAGGTACTTAATTTATTTCTTATCAGTGTTACTCTCATTATTTTCCTTTACTTTTAATCTTTCAAATTCATTTGATAATGGAATAATTAAAAGTTTATTTGATAGGATTACCTGAAATGGCAGAATCCACCTGGTGGTTTAAATCTTTTTTCCATTCTGAACCTGTGCTTTCAAATGTGAGAAACAAAGATTTATCTTCTAGTGGgtgagtttctggttttttttttttttttttttttctgatgagggTATTTCTTACTTTGTGAACAAAGCAAAGCCCATAGAAACTGTCATGTAATCAATAAGGGTAACCTACACTTCTTTCTTGGGGACACTGAGTCTTTGTTAGGGAGCACCCAAGGGAAGGGGATGTTGCAAACAGCTGTTTCCCTCTTTCAAATAACTATCAATGAGAACACAAGCACTCCTCCTAATTCAATCACTGAAG
This genomic interval from Callospermophilus lateralis isolate mCalLat2 chromosome 16, mCalLat2.hap1, whole genome shotgun sequence contains the following:
- the Ppdpfl gene encoding pancreatic progenitor cell differentiation and proliferation factor-like protein isoform X1 is translated as MASVPSIGCLLAKNQYYRKSSISSVSSLTSSDSLNLIDDRTLQGLPEMAESTWWFKSFFHSEPVLSNVRNKDLSSSGTHS
- the Ppdpfl gene encoding pancreatic progenitor cell differentiation and proliferation factor-like protein isoform X2, coding for MASVPSIGCLLAKNQYYRKSSISSVSSLTSSDSLNLIDDRTLQGLPEMAESTWWFKSFFHSEPVLSNVRNKDLSSSG